The genomic stretch AGGGTTGTGAAGTGTTCGAATTGTGGGTTTGAGGCTGATAGAGATGTGGTTGGCTCTTGGAATGTTCGTTTGAGAGCCTTGAAGATGTGGGGAGTCACCGTTCCCCCCGAAAGCCCCACGATGAAGACGGGAGTGGGGAAGGTTGTCCGCTACGATTGGTTCACAAGTTCCAAAAGTAGCGGATAACCAGAACGGTCATAGACACGAACGTCCTCATCTGTGATACCTTTGAAGACACGGAGTTCCACAAAAAGGCTGAGGAAATACTTGAATCCCTTGACAGATGGTACGTTCCCGCGATAGTCGTGCAGGAGTACGTATGGTTCTTCAAAAACAGCGGCTTCTCGGCGGGGGAGGCGCTCAAAGCCCTGAAGGGGTACACGGAAGACCCAAGGTTTAAGGGCCTGAGTGAAGACCCGGGGATAATCAAAAGCGCCCTGAACTTCGTGGTGACTGAAAAGCTTTCGCTATCGCGTTTCAACGATGCGGTAATTCTCCTCCACGCGCTGGAGAAGGGAACGCTCGTTACCTTCGACGCCAAGCTGAGAAAGCTGGCAAAAAGAAGGGGGATAAATGTTCTCCCGGAGGAGCTCTAATCACTTCAAAATCCCCAAACTCCTGTTCGTCTTCTTTATGCTCTCCCACTTCTCGGCCATCTCGAACATCGCCCTTATCGCGTCGATGTTCTCCGGAACGACGTCGCTCTCCTGGTGAACCGCCTGGATGTAGAAGAGCCTGTTTCCGCGAACGCTGATGCTCTCCTTCCAGACCGCTATCTCGTAGAGGTTGTTCCACTCGCGGTGCAGGTCGCGGGCGAACTCTATGAGCTGGGCCGTGCTGTCGAAGCCCTTCTCCTTCTCGAAGAGGAGAACGCGCGTGGTGTTCTCGAATATATCAACGACGTCCTTGGCCCCGACCGGCTTCTTCAGCTCGACCATGATGCTGTGGACGTGCATGAGCGTCGTCGGGACGACAAAGGCGCTCGTCTCGATGTTGATGGGAATGACGGTCTGGACGTCCGGCCCGTGGTGTGAAGGAACCGTAACGCTCGGGGTTATGGCGTTGACCGGGCCGCGCTTGGCGTCGTTCGGGTCAGCCGCGCGGCGAATCATGACGGCGTAAACGTAGTCGATGTACTCCCCAATCGCGCTGAGCGTCCTTGTTAGGCCCGTCGTGTTGCAGGAGACGACGCGGACGTAGTCCTTTCCGAGGGCATTCTCGTAGTTGGCCTGGGCCACGAAGGAGACCTCCGCGACGTTCACCTTCTCGCCGCCCTGGAAAATCGCCTTAACGCCGGCCTTCTCGTAAAGCTCCTTGTTCTTCGCTCCCATCCCTCCAGGAGTTGCATCAACAATGACGTCAACCTCGTTGAGGAGGTCGTTCAGCGTTCCGGCAACCTCGAAGCCGGCCTTCTCGAACCTCGGCAGAAACTCCTCGCTGGCGGCGTAGACCGGGATTCCCAGTTCCTTCGCGCGGTACGCTTCAAAGTCCGGCTTCGTCTTGGTGACGCCTGTGAGCTTCATATCGTCCTGCCTCATGACCGCGTAGGCGACGCGCTTTCCTATCGTTCCGTAACCGTTAATCCCAACCTTCACCTTCATGCTACCACCGGAGAATTTTACCGTGATAAAATACTTAAACGTTGTTTTCACTCCTGGTGAAAACTGCCGTCGCAGGGGTCTGATTTTTACATTTTTGTGCAAAGGACTTCCGCTGGGGTTATAAGTCAGTCTGCCGGAAAGTCTACCGGTGGTTGTGATGTTCGCCGAGATACTGACGATTGGCGATGAACTGCTCACTGGCAACACCGTGGACAGCAACTCGTCCTTTATCGCCCAGAGGCTCACCGAGAAGGGCTACTGGGTGAGGAGAAAGACAACCGTTGGCGACGACGTTGAGGAAATCAAGACTGCCGTTCGGGAAATCATCGCGAGAAAACCGGAGATTCTGGTCATCTCCGGCGGCCTCGGCCCGACCCACGACGACGTTACGATGCTCGCCGTTGCAGAGGCCCTGGAGAAAAATTTTGTCCTCTGTGAACCCTGCCTGGAGAGGATTAAAGCCTTCTACCGCGAGCTCTACGAGAGGGGCCTGATAGACGACCCCGAGCTCAACGAGGGGAGGAAGAAGATGGCATATCTTCCTGAAGGGGCCACCCCTCTGGAAAACACCGAGGGGGCGGCGCCAGGAGCGTACATCGAGCACGAGGGGGTCAGGATATTCGTCCTTCCGGGGATGCCGCGCGAGATGAAGGCAATGCTTGAGCGGGAAGTCCTCCCCCGCCTCGGCGAGAGGAAGTTCATCCAGAGGAAGCTGCTGGCTGAGATAACCGACGAGAGCAAGCTGGCGCCGATTCTCATCGAGGCCCTCAAAAGGTTCCGCGTGAGGATACACTCATCGCCGAAGGGCTTCGGCAGGTACATCGGCATCATAATCTTCGGCGAGAGCGAGGATGAGATAGAGAGGGCCAAGGCTTTCATGGAGGAGCGGGGGGTTCGCTTCGAGGAGGGCTGGTAGCGAAACGCTGATAAGGGAAAAGGCGAATTAACCGCGTTCCGGGCCAATAACGCAAGGTGTTGCCCATGCTTCCTGCAGAGGTTCGTTCAATCATTGAGGAGATGAGGGCTGAGAGAATCAGGGGCGCCAGCTGGCTCGCCAGGAGGGGCGCCGAGGCGTACATCCTCCTCTCCGAACTGCTTGAGGGGGAAGAGCTTGAGAGCGCCCTGAGGGAGATGAAGAGGGAAATCCCTGCCGTCAACGGTACGATGGCTTCTCTCTACAACCTCGCGAGGTTCATCCCGATAACCGGAGACCCCAACGTGGTGAGAACGAAGGCCGAGGAGTTCATCAGGCTCGGGGAGGAAGCGAAGCGCGAGATAGGCAACATCGGGAGCGAGCTGATAGACGAAAACGAAGTTGTAATCACGCACTCGTTCTCCTCGGCCGTTCTTGAGGTATTCAAAGCCGCACGAAGGAAGGGCAAGCACTTCAGGGTCATCCTGACGGAGAGCGTGCCCGACTATGAGGGAATAGCCCTCGCGAGGGAGCTTGACTCCATCGGGATTCCCTTCGAGGTGATAACGGACGCACAGCTGGGTCTTTTCGCTAAGAAGGCTACCCTCGCGCTGGTCGGGGCAGACAACGTTACGCGCGATGGAGCGGTGGTCAACAAGTCCGGGACTTATCTCCTCGCCCTCTCCTGTCACGACAGCGGCGTTCCCTTCTACGTCGCCGCCGAGAGCTTCAAGCTCCATCCGAGCCTGAGTTCCGGTGAGGTTGAAATCGTTGAGAGGCCCTACGTAAGGCAGGGCTACCGGGTGAGGAACTTCCTCTTCGACGTTACGCCCTGGCGGTACATCAGAGGAATCATAACTGAGTTTGGAATTCTGGTGCCCCCGAAGGAAATCTGAAGGCCGACGCGAAAAATCAGAAAGGGAAGAAAAGAAGGTTCACTCCTGGTGAGCCAGCCAGAGAAGGACGCCTTTGATAAACGGCCAGTTGCTCGCAATGTACTTGAAGTGGTAGCTGTCGCTTAACCCCCTGCTCGAACCGTAGGCAACTATTCTGCCGGTTCCCAGGTCAACTGCGGCCGCGACGATCGGGTTGCTTCCTTTCTCAAGGATAACGTTTCCACCGGCGTCAACGGAGTATGCTGTACCGTAGGCTTTTATGAGCCAGACTGCGTTTCCGCTCAGGGCCAGGGTCTCACCGTTGTAGTAAATCGTCCAGTCCTCCGGGACAAACTTCATGGCGGGATGGTCCTTGTTGTAGATTCCAATAAACGGATAGTAGGGTCTTCCGCTGTTTCTGTCGTTGTCCATAAGTTCGTCTGGATTGAAGGTTATTCCATAATCACCGACTATCTCGTTGAAGTTATTAACGTTGGCGTACTTGTACCATTCGCCCGCTATCAGCAGACCACCGCCGTTCTCGACGTACTTTTTAATCGCGGCAATCTCCTGGGCAGTGTAGTCAGTCTTGGGATCAAGCAGCACAACGACCGTGTATCCCCTGAGCAGGTCGTAGGTAATCGGGGAGTCATAGTTAAAGGCAACCTGCCAGCCAAGCTCGTTCTGTATTTTGTTGACGAGATAGCTGATCTCGTTTTTCTCAACGTAGTACTGTCCATGGGAGGCATCTATGAGCACGGATACCTCATTTGAAGGCGTTGGAACGACTATTTGAACGCTTCCGTTGGATTCCTCTGCCGCCCTCAGGGCATCCTGAAGCACGGGGTTCCAGCCTTCAAGTCTTTCTGTGAGCTCTTTATAGAGAACGAAGGCCTCTCTAGCATGCCTGAATATTGGGTAGACCTTGAACCTGTACCGCGCGAAGTTGAAAATATCCTCCGGAACTTGGGAAAGGTGCTCGCGGTATTCCTCCATCCCTTCCCTTATCTCATCGATAGGGACATTGCCGAGGCTGACGTTGTAGCGTTTCAGTTCCGTGGTCAGGTTGGTAAAGTTGGCGTAGAGTCCTTCCAGGTAGGGGGTTCTCTTATGGAGATAGAGGGAGTAGTACAGGGAGATGCTGTAGAACGTTGAGATCGCCGTTGGGCTTTCCACAGTTTCAGTGCTTTCAAAGGTCACTACCACCTGTGTGGGGTCTTTCTTGAGCACGACTACCAGATGGCCGTCTGTGATGTAATAGTAGCCGATTTCGTCGTCAGTGGCATTTTCGTGGAGTGTTACGTTTTCCCCGTCCTTGACCACTCCGACACCGGTCACTCTGTCCCCCTGGAGGGGAATGACAAAGACTGCGGTGCCATCAGCCTCCATAGCGATGTCGATGGTTAACCTGGTTGTGGTTGTTCTGACCACCTGTCTCGCGTTTATGCGGTAGGTGGATTCTCCAACGAGTTCGGATGCATAGCCTATCATGGTCGTCTTCCAGTATGCCAGCAGTGAGGGCTTCCCTGGATTGAAGCCGGTGGCATCGATGAAAACGTTCTTGCCGGGTGTTGAAAACGCGTAGGATTCCCCATCTAGCTCCACAATGAGGGTTCCGTTCTCCGAGGAAACGTTGGCGTTTCCAATGACCGCAACGGTAACGTTCTCAAAGTTTTTAATCTTCAGTGGAATCGAGTATGTAACGTTGAGGTACGGTCTGTTGCTTGGATTCTCCCTGGATGCGATCCAGGCTATGTTGTCCATACTCTCGTTGGTCATCCTGAGGGCGACGCTGACGGTTCTGTCCCCCGATGCCTCATCCCTTACATAGTCAGTGACGTTCCAGCAGTACCATTCGCCGCTCCTCTCCATGACAGTCACGTTGATTGAATCACCGAGCTTGGGCGGCTCACTGGGTTTCTGCTCCTCGCTCCATGAATCATCCACAGCGTATACTCCAACTTCCATCGGAGATTTGACGTAGAACGCATAGACGCAGAGTTTTGCGGAAGTGACGTTGGCGATTTCGGGTATGGAGTTCAGGTCAAACTTCATGTACGCCCGTTCCATTGAGAACAGGGAACTGTTGCCGACCGCAAGCTCGTAGCGGGTGTTTTGGTAGATGTAATAGTTCCTCCAGCTGAAGTCAGTGCCTTTGTAGTAGTAGCTGTACGCATCCGCCGTGGGTTCGATGGTGCTCTTCCCGGTCGGGGAGATTCCGTACTGGGCATACACCCTCTGACCCACTTCACCAACGATGACGCCGCCATACCGTAGGGTTGCGTTTACCGTGTAGTTGCCGTAGCGCGGTGCCTTCCAGGGGATGGTGAGTCTGAGCTCCTCACCGCTCTCTAGGACGATGCTGTCGTTTGAGTAGAGCGGTTCGCCGTTGACGAGAACCGTGAAGTTCACGGTCTTTGCCGCCGAGTAGTTGTTGAACAGCGTGAAGTTGAACTCCACGGGCTCGTCCACCAGCACAACTTTCGGAATTCCATGGGACTTAAGGCCAACGCCGTAGTGGACTTCAACGTCCCTAGATTCCGTGTCAAAGAGTTCTCCATCTCTGTTCATTAAGGTGACGTTTATCGTGTAATCTCCCGGCTCAGAGGGGCTCCATTCGACGGGGATGCTCCTAATCTCGTTTCCGCCGAGAGTCAGGTTCTCCAAGCAGAGCACATCGCCGTTGACTGCAATCCTAAGTGTCACGTTCGTCGAGACTTCATAGTTGTTTCTGACGGTTACGTTGATAAGTCCCTCCCCCACGTAGTGGCGCGGCACTTCGAGGCTGACTATCTCTGGAATCTTCAAGGAAAGATCCTCCTCGCCCCTAGGCTCTATCTTAAACTCGCCGTAGGAATAGTAAACGACACCGACTATGTAGTTGAAGACCTCTCCGTTCTGGGCACTGTAGTGGTACATTAGATCATCTACCCTCACAGGACCGCTTCCATCGTCAACCTGCCATTCTCCGTAGCCGAGGTCAGGGTTCGTGACAGTGGCATTCTCAACCATGACGAGCACGCTCTCCCACTGCTCCTGGGCAACTTCACCGGTGTGGAGAACAACCGGTTCTGGAGTTTCAAGGGGGACACCCTCCGCTCTGATTATTGATGACACATGGTCAATCTCGGTCAAACCATAACTCTCAGCGACTTCTCCGGTAACTTTTACTTTATCCCCCACTGAGACTGGAGTTCCGTCATCGTATTTTGGCTCACGGGTGTAGGTGAAAACGAATATTCCCCTCCACGGCCCGGTGCCGTTTTGGATAAAGAACCCATATAAATCCCGGCCTCTGGATGTCCAGTGAGCTATCCCAGTCACAATCCCCGCGGTTGTAACTTCCCGTCCAACGTAGGCAGACTTGTCCCCATCCGTCGTGTTGCTCTGAATCTCCCGTATCGGGGTCACGGGAGGCACGTAGTAGTCAATCTCCAGGCAGGGGTAATTGTCGTACCTGCTTTCTCTTGAGTTGAAGTAGATATAATCCCTGGTGTCAACGTGGCTGAGGTTGGAGTGGAGATAAAAGCTTACAACGCCGTCCGACTCGAACTGTTCCCTGACGAAGTTCGTGACATCCCATGTGAAGTTGGCATCCGCATCCCCATCTGGCAGCGAGATGATCGTCCAGTTTAGAGGGCCGGTGGTTTCAGTGGGTTGGTTGTCCCACCTCAAAGTGGCGTCACTCCAGCTGTCGTTAAGAACACCGTAGACTGAAACGTTGTGGGAGAGGTCCCCATAGTGGCTGTAAGCATGAAGTTTTAAAACCGCCCTGACTATCACCGCATCTTCCGGGAGCTCCGAGAGATTGAACTTGAGATATGGACGCTCCTCTTTTCCGTTGTATGTCCCAACCCTGAGACGGTAGTTCCGACTGTCAACGTACCCTCCTTCGTCTATCCATGTGTCCTCCGAAGCGTAGATTCTGATACCCTGCACCGATGTCCCTTCGGGATTCGGAGATGCAGAAACTGCCGGCTTTATTGCCCACGCGGGTATCAAGCTTAGGAGCAAAATCAGGGTCACTATTAACGCCCGCCTTTTCATAGAGACCACCTAAAAAAGAAGGGTATTCGTGTATAAATAAGTTTTCCACGAAGCGTTTGTTTCAGTTATCGCCCGGAGTGTTCACAAGCGGCCATAAAGGCTAAAAAGCGCGCGGATACAATTAAAAAGGTGGTCAAAATGTCCATCACTACAAAAACAGGGGATAAGGGCATAACCGGTCTCTTCACCGGCGACCGTGTGGCAAAGTTCTCGCCGATCATGGAGGCAAACGGAAACATAGACGAGCTCGACAGTCTCCTGGGGGAGGCCAAGCATTACGTGCCTGATGAAATGGCGGAGATTCTCGAAAGGGTACAGGTTCAACTCTACGACCTGATGGCGGAGATAGCGAGCAAAGGAAAGTACGCGAAGGTCGGGGAGGAAGAGGTCAAATGGCTTGAAGGACTT from Thermococcus sp. 21S7 encodes the following:
- a CDS encoding PIN domain-containing protein; amino-acid sequence: MCDTFEDTEFHKKAEEILESLDRWYVPAIVVQEYVWFFKNSGFSAGEALKALKGYTEDPRFKGLSEDPGIIKSALNFVVTEKLSLSRFNDAVILLHALEKGTLVTFDAKLRKLAKRRGINVLPEEL
- a CDS encoding translation initiation factor IF-2B subunit alpha (eIF-2BA; catalyzes the binding of GTP to IF2); this encodes MLPAEVRSIIEEMRAERIRGASWLARRGAEAYILLSELLEGEELESALREMKREIPAVNGTMASLYNLARFIPITGDPNVVRTKAEEFIRLGEEAKREIGNIGSELIDENEVVITHSFSSAVLEVFKAARRKGKHFRVILTESVPDYEGIALARELDSIGIPFEVITDAQLGLFAKKATLALVGADNVTRDGAVVNKSGTYLLALSCHDSGVPFYVAAESFKLHPSLSSGEVEIVERPYVRQGYRVRNFLFDVTPWRYIRGIITEFGILVPPKEI
- a CDS encoding DNRLRE domain-containing protein gives rise to the protein MKRRALIVTLILLLSLIPAWAIKPAVSASPNPEGTSVQGIRIYASEDTWIDEGGYVDSRNYRLRVGTYNGKEERPYLKFNLSELPEDAVIVRAVLKLHAYSHYGDLSHNVSVYGVLNDSWSDATLRWDNQPTETTGPLNWTIISLPDGDADANFTWDVTNFVREQFESDGVVSFYLHSNLSHVDTRDYIYFNSRESRYDNYPCLEIDYYVPPVTPIREIQSNTTDGDKSAYVGREVTTAGIVTGIAHWTSRGRDLYGFFIQNGTGPWRGIFVFTYTREPKYDDGTPVSVGDKVKVTGEVAESYGLTEIDHVSSIIRAEGVPLETPEPVVLHTGEVAQEQWESVLVMVENATVTNPDLGYGEWQVDDGSGPVRVDDLMYHYSAQNGEVFNYIVGVVYYSYGEFKIEPRGEEDLSLKIPEIVSLEVPRHYVGEGLINVTVRNNYEVSTNVTLRIAVNGDVLCLENLTLGGNEIRSIPVEWSPSEPGDYTINVTLMNRDGELFDTESRDVEVHYGVGLKSHGIPKVVLVDEPVEFNFTLFNNYSAAKTVNFTVLVNGEPLYSNDSIVLESGEELRLTIPWKAPRYGNYTVNATLRYGGVIVGEVGQRVYAQYGISPTGKSTIEPTADAYSYYYKGTDFSWRNYYIYQNTRYELAVGNSSLFSMERAYMKFDLNSIPEIANVTSAKLCVYAFYVKSPMEVGVYAVDDSWSEEQKPSEPPKLGDSINVTVMERSGEWYCWNVTDYVRDEASGDRTVSVALRMTNESMDNIAWIASRENPSNRPYLNVTYSIPLKIKNFENVTVAVIGNANVSSENGTLIVELDGESYAFSTPGKNVFIDATGFNPGKPSLLAYWKTTMIGYASELVGESTYRINARQVVRTTTTRLTIDIAMEADGTAVFVIPLQGDRVTGVGVVKDGENVTLHENATDDEIGYYYITDGHLVVVLKKDPTQVVVTFESTETVESPTAISTFYSISLYYSLYLHKRTPYLEGLYANFTNLTTELKRYNVSLGNVPIDEIREGMEEYREHLSQVPEDIFNFARYRFKVYPIFRHAREAFVLYKELTERLEGWNPVLQDALRAAEESNGSVQIVVPTPSNEVSVLIDASHGQYYVEKNEISYLVNKIQNELGWQVAFNYDSPITYDLLRGYTVVVLLDPKTDYTAQEIAAIKKYVENGGGLLIAGEWYKYANVNNFNEIVGDYGITFNPDELMDNDRNSGRPYYPFIGIYNKDHPAMKFVPEDWTIYYNGETLALSGNAVWLIKAYGTAYSVDAGGNVILEKGSNPIVAAAVDLGTGRIVAYGSSRGLSDSYHFKYIASNWPFIKGVLLWLAHQE
- a CDS encoding molybdopterin-binding protein — translated: MFAEILTIGDELLTGNTVDSNSSFIAQRLTEKGYWVRRKTTVGDDVEEIKTAVREIIARKPEILVISGGLGPTHDDVTMLAVAEALEKNFVLCEPCLERIKAFYRELYERGLIDDPELNEGRKKMAYLPEGATPLENTEGAAPGAYIEHEGVRIFVLPGMPREMKAMLEREVLPRLGERKFIQRKLLAEITDESKLAPILIEALKRFRVRIHSSPKGFGRYIGIIIFGESEDEIERAKAFMEERGVRFEEGW
- a CDS encoding phosphorylating glyceraldehyde-3-phosphate dehydrogenase — encoded protein: MKVKVGINGYGTIGKRVAYAVMRQDDMKLTGVTKTKPDFEAYRAKELGIPVYAASEEFLPRFEKAGFEVAGTLNDLLNEVDVIVDATPGGMGAKNKELYEKAGVKAIFQGGEKVNVAEVSFVAQANYENALGKDYVRVVSCNTTGLTRTLSAIGEYIDYVYAVMIRRAADPNDAKRGPVNAITPSVTVPSHHGPDVQTVIPINIETSAFVVPTTLMHVHSIMVELKKPVGAKDVVDIFENTTRVLLFEKEKGFDSTAQLIEFARDLHREWNNLYEIAVWKESISVRGNRLFYIQAVHQESDVVPENIDAIRAMFEMAEKWESIKKTNRSLGILK
- a CDS encoding zinc ribbon domain-containing protein, which codes for RVVKCSNCGFEADRDVVGSWNVRLRALKMWGVTVPPESPTMKTGVGKVVRYDWFTSSKSSG
- a CDS encoding cob(I)yrinic acid a,c-diamide adenosyltransferase; the protein is MSITTKTGDKGITGLFTGDRVAKFSPIMEANGNIDELDSLLGEAKHYVPDEMAEILERVQVQLYDLMAEIASKGKYAKVGEEEVKWLEGLVHKYEGEVQLKTFVLPGSTIASAKLDVCRAVARRTERSIARLVLDYGFGQNALVYLNRLSDLLFIMARAIEKRAGKLKEVK